A window of Candidatus Peribacteraceae bacterium genomic DNA:
TCGGCGAAACGATATCGATGGGAAGCGGCGTTTGACGCAGGATCACGAACGGCACCGCCACGCTGATGAGGAGTCCGGGGACGAATGTGAACAGAAGACGCAGGAGCCCCTTCCTCCGCGCATACGTGGAGAGTTGGGGGCGAGAAACGCGCTGCAATAGAATAAATCCGATGATGAGGAGAACGCCTCCACCAAAAGCCACCGTGAGCACACCGACTTTGGTAAGCGAGACGAGCGCGGGATCCGTGCTTGGAAGCATGGCCATGAGCGCGAAGCACCACAGGATGTACGCCCCATAGAGGAGCCCTCCCAGCGTCACAAGCATTTGCTTCTGCCTCCGCACGGCCGTATCCACCGGAACAGGCGCAGCCTTGTTGGCGGCGGCCACCGTTGCCGGCTTCATCACGCCGTCCACGGCTGACGTTGCTTTTTGCGGGGGGGTGGGGAGTGCGGGCATACGCGAGGAGCGGATGGAAGTTTACCGTACAGGCAGGAGTGCGGGAATGAGCGACGGCAAATCGGTATCCGTGAGCGTCACTCCCGTGAGGAGCCGCGCGCGCGCGGGGAGCGTGGATGATAGTACGCCATCATGGTCCTGCAATTGAAGGTCAAACATCCCCACCGGCACGCTGGCACCGCCCTTCCGGACGTCTTGCAAGTTCCACACCAGCCGGTGCAGGTAGAATGATTCCGCATCCACCCACAATTCGCCGCCGATCTTTTCTTCGCCGAGAAGTGACAACACCTGCTCCTCTCCACCGCCCAAGCCCGAGGAGAAGGAAGCGATGTACGCCGTGAGTTTGTCGGCATCCAGTCCGATGCCGTAATGGTACGCATCCCTCCCATGGATCTCTTCCCTCTCCCACTCCTTCTTCACCATCAACACGTCGGATTGGCGCGTTACGGACGCGGGGTCGGGCGTCGTTGGCATCACCGCCGTGCTGCCCTTGCAGCTCATCCTCCACCATTCCCCTTTCATGGAATCGAGTTGCCCGTGCGAAATCCCCAGGAGTGATGCACCGGACGCAACCCTGATCGGCTTGAGGTAGAGGTCGCAAGGATAGAGCATGGCCATGTCCACGACCGTTTCCTCCCGCGCAACATCCTCCTGTTTCAACATGAGCGTAAATTGCACTTGCTTCCCCCCGTCTTTCAGTACGCCGTGTGAAAGCGTGAAATCCCATCTCCGCCGTTCCGCATCCCACCCCTGCACATACCCTTCCGCCTGGAACGACGCAGACTCCAACGTCTGGCTTGCCGCAGTTGCGCGCCGCATCACTTCCTGCGGTGGAAGGGCGCTCGGTGCACAGGCCGTGAGGAGGAGGAGCGCTGCAGGGCCGCGCAGGACAATTCGGCGCATAGGATGCGGAAAGACCGGATCTCAGTGTGCCTGAACGCTCATGCTTCCGCCAGTACCGGACTGAGAGGGAATAACTTTCTCACCACTTTCCACTGGCGCCTCCGCCGCCGAACGAGCCTCCACCAAAGCCGCCGAACCCTCCGCCTCCGCCTCCACCCATGCCCCCTCCCCACCCTCCCCAAAACCTCCCGCCCCGATGTTTTCCCGTTCGCGGCATGCGCGAAACGATGAAATCGAACAAGAGCCCCACCGCCACGAGAACGGGAATGGTGAGCCACCAGCCGAAGATCATCAGCAGGATGATCCCCAAGACACCGCCGAGAACTCCTCCCAGCCACCACGACTTGGAATGGCCAAGCAGCGCGCCGAGGAATTGAAGGACCACAAAGCCTGCGAACAGGATACCCGGGAATGCCCCTCCCCATTCGTTTTCACCGTACCGTTCCGCCGTGTATTCCCCGCCGATGTGCTTCTTGAGCGATTCGATGCCCGCGACAACTCCTTCGTAGTACTTCCCATCGCGAAACTGCGGCGTGATGTCCTCATCGATGATCCCCTTCGCCACGATATCCGGAACCGCTCCTTCCAAACCGTATCCCGTGAGGATGCCAAGCTCCCGGTCCGCGAGCGCAATGAGCATCAGGATGCCGTTATCGTTCTCCTTTGACCCCACGCCCCAGGAACGCCCCACCTGCACTCCCACTTCGTTGATGGTGGATCCGCTGAGGCTCTGGACCATAAGCACGGCAATCTGGTTGCTCGTCTCCTTCTCGAACGCGCGGAGCGTTGCTTCCAGCTGCTCATCCTGCTCCGGCAGGAGTGTTGAGGTGAGGTCGGTCACGTACCCGTCATTCACGGGAACCGTGAACGCTGCGGCATGGGGCGCGAAGAGGACGACGGCGCACGCAAACGCGGCGAACCCAGCGACGGGTGTGAAGAGACGGCGATGGGACATCATAGGGATGCGGCGGCGGAAGAGACAACCGGAGCTGCGGAGGCCGCCTCAGCGGAGGAAGAGCCGAAATCCACTTCCGGAGCCGTCTCGGCGCCGGGGGTTGCTTCGAACATCTCTGCCGGCGTAAAGCCGAACATCCCCGCCATCAGGTTGGTGGGGAACGTCTTCACGCGCACGTTGTACCCGCGCACCGTTTCGTTGTAGTCACGGCGTGCCGTGGCAACCCTGTTCTCCGTTCCTTCGAGTTCCGTGATCAGGTCCCGGAACGCCTGCGTGGAACGCAGCTGCGGATACGCTTCCACCGTCACGAGGAGGCGGGAGATGGCGCTGTCCAAACCCTGTGCCGCCGCAACTTGCTGGCCTTGCGAACCGGCTTGCGCCGCCGCCCAAGCGCTCCGCGCGTTGGTGACGGCTGTAAGCGTGGATTGCTCGAAATCCGCCGATCCTTTAACGGTATTCACGACGTTGGGGATCAGGTCCGCGCGGCGTTGGTACATGGTCTGCACCTGCGCCCAGGACGCGTCCACGCCTTCGCGCGCCGCAACGAGACCGTTGAAACCGGTCCAGAGCCATCCGCCGAGGATGACGACGATGATGAGAACGATAATCCAAGGACGAAGTTTCATGTGGAATGGGGAAGAATGAAGATATGGTAGCAAATCCTTCGCAAAGAACAACGTGAGCTTCCCCAAACTTTGTTCGCTGAACACCGAACACCGTTCTCTCCTTACGGTTGAAGAATATCCTCAACCCTGCCGTCCACGGATAGTACGACATCCCTCACCTCCGAGAACTGCTTGAGGGTGTTCGTAATTTGGGAACGGATGGCGGTGACACGGCAGGAGCCACCCACGCCTTGCTCCAGCGCGGCATCGAACTCAGCCTTCGCCACGCCGTCCTCCAGCGTGAACGCGCGTACCGTAACGCCTTCCGGAATGGACGTGAAGAATCCCTGCGCACGTTCCGCCTCCGTCGGTCCCCGCAACAGTTCCTCCAGTGCGGCCCGTGCGGCATCCGACCGCCCCTCAATCCTCCGCTCCGCCGCGAACGTCACGCCGCAATCCAGAACCTGCGGGTCGCGGACGCTGTTGCCGAAGTACACGCGGATGACGCCGTCTTCGGAAGAGGAAGACGCTGCGGCAAGGGAAGAGGATCCCGGAATGTCCTCCGTCACCATCGTCCCATCGGGGAATCGGCAGCGCCGCGGGTAGGATTCCATCACGGGATATCCGCTCGCCGCGCATTCCTCAAACGTCTGCGGCGTTCCCGCTTGCGGTACCGTCCCACCATACAGCCAGATGAGTTTGATCGTTCCGATCGCGAGTACTGCGAGAACGAGCACGGTGATGCGAAGCGGGGTGATGCGGACCATGGTTGGGGGGGGGACGTTCGTACAATGATACTACGGACGAGCAGGCGGAATGGTACACGTCCACCCGCCCATTCATGTGTTTTTCTTCCGGCGGCTGCAAGTATGCCCTATGTGACGGAAGGATTTTGAGTATACTTCACGCATCGGGGCGTAGCTCAGTTGGCTAGAGCGCACGGTTCGGGACCGTGAGGTCGAAGGTTCAAGTCCTTTCGCCCCGACCATTCCTTACGCTTTCCATTGTGGAAGCAAACATACACAAATCTTCTTTGTTGTCTCTTCATATAGATCCGGAATACATTTACTGATCTAGTCTAGTATCTCCATGCACCTGCCTTTTCAATCCGATGTACACAATATTTACTCATTGTGTTCTAGTTCTATTGTCGCTCCTGCAGCGTCTTTCAACACCTCTGGTTCGTTCTCTATACATTAGTTCAAAGCAATTCATTTAAAAGGACAAGTCAAAGGCTACTGGACATTACTACTCCTATCCGTAAACTCCCCCCCTTCCCGTCTTTTGCCCTATGATGAAACTCGTGAAGCAATTCACACAAAACGCTTCACTCCAGCTCGTGTTCATGCACGCGCTTCTCATCACCTTCCTCACGATAAGCATGGTGATGAGCCTCCCGAACCAACTGTAAGAGGTTTGCGGATAGGAGTGACGCCGGTGCCCCCACCGAAGCCGGAACGCAGCGTCGGTGGCAGAACATCCATTATCTTCCCTCGCTGCGGTGAGGGGAGGATGTTTGATGCTTTGCAGTGTCAATTTCCGGTGCCACCTTCCGCCTTCTCCTCTCCATACCATCTGCTCCCCCGGGCCGTCCTCCCCGAACTTGACGCTCATTGACTCTTGTTATGAAGAGTGTAGTCTGACGGTTACTCTTTCTGTGTATTTTGGTCTTTAACAACGATCGTTTCGCGCATTGCGGAATGACCAATGCCTATAGTGAAAGGAGAATGTGATGAAAGTCCTCTCAACCGGTCAAGTCGCCAAGGTATGTGGTGTCTCATGCAGTACTGTAAGACGATGGTGTGACAGCGGCATGTTGAAGGGATACAAAATCCCGGGGACAAAAGAACGCCGTATTTCTGTGGAGTGCCTGGTCAAATTCTTCAAGGAAAGGAACATGCCGATGGAGAGACTCTTTTCTTTGGTAACAGCAAAAGTCTTCCTCATTTCTCAGGATTCATTATTGATCAATGGAATGATGAGAGAGAGTAAGGGGAAACCGTTTTGTATCCTGGTCATCGTCACCCCCGGAGAGGTCGACTCCATGCTGCATGAGGTTGAGCCTGACGCAATCATCGTTGATACGGAAATCGGCGAGCAAAAAACGGAACACATTCTCACAATCGCTCGTCAATTCGATGATGACATACTCCTCTACACGGTTTCCGGAAGCGAATCTGACAATTCCTTCTTGGGCATCGCGAATGCAGTCTTCTTCAAGACCGGAGACTTGAAGATCATACGGCAACTGGAGACAGACATGCATATGAGGAAGTATCTCTGTCTTCCCTAACGGAAAGAGCGCCCCCCCTGCCCGCAAGGTAGGGGGGTTTTTGCATTACCACAAATACCCCGGCCTCCGTGAGGAGAATTCCAAGCGCGTCTCTTGCGCGCTCTCTTCCACGGTACGCACCCAGCCGCGTATGCGTTCCCCCTCGGCGCCGAACAAGCGCTCCGCAAGCGTGGAGAGCTCCACATATTGCTCCACGTTTCCCGAGAGCGTGATGAAATGCGTATTGTTCCGGATGGCCGTTGCGAATGCTTCCATCAAAGCCAGGATCTCCCCGCCCTGCTCGCCGATTTCCCCGCCCTTCCCCGCCTCTGCGAGCGACTGCAGGTATCCGCGCACGACGCCGACGTCATTCCATCGCGACAACAGGTACGCCTGGCGGAAGGAATCCACGGCCTCGCTCGCGTGGAAGGTTTTCAGTTGCAGTTCTCCCAACAGCTTCCATGCGCGCGCGTCCTCGCCGTTCGTCCGC
This region includes:
- a CDS encoding TPM domain-containing protein — encoded protein: MSHRRLFTPVAGFAAFACAVVLFAPHAAAFTVPVNDGYVTDLTSTLLPEQDEQLEATLRAFEKETSNQIAVLMVQSLSGSTINEVGVQVGRSWGVGSKENDNGILMLIALADRELGILTGYGLEGAVPDIVAKGIIDEDITPQFRDGKYYEGVVAGIESLKKHIGGEYTAERYGENEWGGAFPGILFAGFVVLQFLGALLGHSKSWWLGGVLGGVLGIILLMIFGWWLTIPVLVAVGLLFDFIVSRMPRTGKHRGGRFWGGWGGGMGGGGGGGFGGFGGGSFGGGGASGKW
- a CDS encoding helix-turn-helix domain-containing protein — its product is MKVLSTGQVAKVCGVSCSTVRRWCDSGMLKGYKIPGTKERRISVECLVKFFKERNMPMERLFSLVTAKVFLISQDSLLINGMMRESKGKPFCILVIVTPGEVDSMLHEVEPDAIIVDTEIGEQKTEHILTIARQFDDDILLYTVSGSESDNSFLGIANAVFFKTGDLKIIRQLETDMHMRKYLCLP
- a CDS encoding GerMN domain-containing protein translates to MVRITPLRITVLVLAVLAIGTIKLIWLYGGTVPQAGTPQTFEECAASGYPVMESYPRRCRFPDGTMVTEDIPGSSSLAAASSSSEDGVIRVYFGNSVRDPQVLDCGVTFAAERRIEGRSDAARAALEELLRGPTEAERAQGFFTSIPEGVTVRAFTLEDGVAKAEFDAALEQGVGGSCRVTAIRSQITNTLKQFSEVRDVVLSVDGRVEDILQP
- a CDS encoding LemA family protein, with translation MKLRPWIIVLIIVVILGGWLWTGFNGLVAAREGVDASWAQVQTMYQRRADLIPNVVNTVKGSADFEQSTLTAVTNARSAWAAAQAGSQGQQVAAAQGLDSAISRLLVTVEAYPQLRSTQAFRDLITELEGTENRVATARRDYNETVRGYNVRVKTFPTNLMAGMFGFTPAEMFEATPGAETAPEVDFGSSSAEAASAAPVVSSAAASL